In Nostoc piscinale CENA21, the genomic stretch ACTCCGCAATAAAGTGCCTTTGGGAGTCCACAAAGGTAAACCCGGCCCTACTAAGTCAGAGAAGATAAATAAACCCAATTCTTTGCCGAGTTTGCGATGGTCGCGGCGCTGTGCTTCTTCTTTGCGGCGCTTGTACTCAGCTAGTTGTTCTGGAGTTTCCCACGCAGTACCGTAAATGCGCTGTAGTTGCGCTTTGGTTTCATCCCCGCGCCAATATGCACCCGCAACGCTTTCTAAATCAATGGCTTTCGGGTTTAATTCTTGAGTATTTTCCACATGAGGCCCGGCGCACAAATCCCACCATTGATCACCCAAGTGATAAATAGTAATGGGTTCTTTTAAATCTGCCAGGATTTCTAATTTATAAGGTTCGTTGATTTCTTTAATGCGGCGTTCGGCTTCTTCCCGGCTGACTTCTTCTCTAACTACTGGCAATTTGCGATTAATAATCTTCGCCATCTCTTTTTGGATGGCTTTGAGGTCTTTGTCAGTAAATGGCTCTGGACTGTCGAAATCGTAATAAAATCCATTTTCTATCCAGGGGCCTATTGTAACTTGCGCCTTGGGAAACAGCTTCTGCACTGCCATTGCCATCACATGAGAAGTTGTGTGGCGAATCTTTTTTAAAGTCTCTGATTCGCTGGTACGGGGTAAATAGATTTTTTCTGGTTGTTCTGCTTGATGCAGATTTTGATTAGGCGACATTGGCTGCTGAACCATTGGCGAAGTAATTGCAAAAAGTAATTTATTAGTTAAAATGCTGAAAAACTTACCCAAATATAACATCTGGTTATATTTCAGCTTGACAGATTTTTAGCTGTCCTGGATGCACTCTAGCATTGTATGAAGTGTGAAGTCTGAAGTATGAAACTTGATCTTAGCTTGCCGACTGTGTTTTCTTATGTCTACAGTCTTTAGCCTGAATTTTTTTTAGGTTAAATTACTGTGTTTTTTTATGAAGATTTGCTTTTCGTAACTATTATGACAGATTTATTTAACAATCTTTCTGAGGACATAGCATATAATAACGTTAAGTTTTGTAAAAAAACGTTAATATTAATAAGAAAAATAGAAGTATCCTTCATATCTATGCAAGACTCAAATTTACCAGGGACTGAGTTGCTGAAAACGGTCTTAGAGCCTTTGTTAGAAGACTTTGACTATTGGTTTGGGCGATCGCGCCACCTTTTAGAAACTGAGCAACTCTCATTTATGAGTCATCAAGAACAATCTGACCTGCTGTTACGAGTCAAGCAAGCACAAACAGAACTAAACACAGCAAAAATGCTATTTGCAGCCACTGATAAACAAGTCGGATTGGATATGACAACCTTAGCGCCTTGGCATCAATTGGTTACGGAATGTTGGAATGTAGGGATGCGCTTTCATCAAGAAAAAGAAAAGTCGTAGCGACTAGTTGGTGTGGATGACACATCACATAGTTTGCATAGATACTATAAAATACTTAATAAAATTTTTATTAACAAATAATGTATCCTATGCTACCGTTAATTGAATAGCCTTGACAAATTTTTCATATTAATCATATAAGCGCATCATAAGTGCGTTAAACATTTACACCCGCTGCGATTCCCAACCTCAGCGAAGCTTTTCAGTATAAGGTTTTTAAACTTGCTGCCCTGGAGGAAACCCGTATTATGTTGCACCTACTTTATATTCTTGCTTTTACGATTTTGGCTTGCATTGCAGTGGCAAACTTAATTCGCAACTTAGTTATGTTTAGTTTTATTGACAGAGAGCGAAATTATCCAGCCACACCTTCAGCAAATCGAAATTATCGTTCAGGCAGAAAATCAGTACCCCATCCAGAATTATTAGATAGCGATGGCAATATCATTAAAGAACCATTATTAGTTATGCGTTCTATTAATGTTGAAGACGCTAGACAACAACTAGATGCAATTTATGAAGCTTCTCCAGGACAAAAGAGTGAAAATCATGAAAAGTAGGGGCTAGGGGCTAGGGACTATGGGCTAGACAGTTATAGCTAAAGCCACACAAAAGTATGAAATTTGGGCTTCTAACCTCTAGCCTCCAACCTTGAACCTCTAACCCCTAGCCTCATTGATACTTCATATTGTTTGATTAAGCTTCAATAACTACGCGGAGATTGCCGCGTTTTTTTTGCTACGCGGCAGGCAGTAGTATTACCAGAACGCTCAAACTCCAAATCCAGAATAGTTGTACCGACTCGTAAATTGTGGAAAGACAGATGATTAATCGACTCTGGTAAAGCAGGGTCGATAATTCGTAGGCAGTTATTTTGCGCGTCTGGAACTAAATTGACAATCATTTGTAGCAGTTGAAACACGCTACCCGTAGCCCAAGCTTGGGGTGTACAAGCCACGGGATATTGTACAGGGGCATTGTCGCCATTGCGTTCGTAGCCGCAAAACAGTTCTGGAGGACGTTGATAAGGTTGCTGATTAGTCATGTCGAGTATACCTTGAAAAAGTTCCAAGGCTTGATCGATTAAACCGAGCGATCGCAGACCCGTCGCAGTTAAAGAGTTATCATGAGGCCACACCGAACCAATGTGATAACCCATTGGATTGTATGCAGGCGATAAACTGCTTAAAGTCCGAATGCCCCAACCATTATACATATCCGGTGCGCGTAACCTTTCCGCCACACTGTAGGCTTTTTCTGGGGTAAAGATGCCCAAATGCAAACAATGCCCAGGGTTAGATGTAATACTATCTACTTGTTTGCCATCACCATCTAAAGCCAAGGCACAAAAATCTTGGTCTTCCATCCAAAAGTCACGATTAAACCGCAACTTCAGATTTTTGGCTTCTTCTTGCCAACGGTCTGCTAAATCTAACCGCTTCTTCATTCTGGCGATTTCAGCCAAACGGATTTTAGCAGAATAAACATAAGCTTGGACTTCGCACAAAGCGATCGCCCCGTTAGCCAAATCTCCCTTACGGTCAACAATACAGTCGCCAGAGTCCTTCCAACCTTGGTTAGCTAAACCGCGTTTAGATTTGCGATAGTAACTCAAATAGCCAGTTGCTTGCAAGTTGCGGTCAATCCATTCCATTGCGGCTAAAGCATTTGGCCAAAGCTGTTCTAAGGTTTCGTGGTCATTTGTCCAACTGTAGTACTCGCCATACAGCATTAACCATAAAGGCGTAGCATCAACTGTACCGTAATAAGGTGTATGGGGAATTTCTTGACAACGCGCCATTTCACCCAAACGTAATTCGTGCAGGATCTTACCTGGTTCTTCTTCGCGCCATTCATCCTCTGTTTTACCTTGGTAGGCTGCCAATAGTTGCAAGGTTTCTTTGGCGATTTGCGAGTTTAAAATTAAAGTCTGAGAAGCCGTAATAATCGAATCTCGCCCAAACAACGCCGAAAACCAAGGTACACCAGCAGAAACAGTCTTGTAATTGCCAAAGGACTGACGTAACAAGTACATATCTTGTTCAGCGCGGTCAATGATGCGATTGAGTGTACTTTTATCGGAACTAATACGGGTAATTTGTTGCACCCAATTTTGTTCTTCCATCATTTCTGCGGCTTTGGCTTGTCCGAGAGTGAAAGCAGCACTGACGGTAGAACTAGAGGTATTGTTAGTTAACAAATTGATGCGATAGCCGATTTTTTGAGTTTGATGAGATGCTAACTCTAAGCGCCACACGGCTGTATAACCTTTCAAGTAATCTGGTAGGCGATGCTGGAATTGGATACGCGATTCCATGATTAAGCCATCCAAACCGTGATAAGCCAATGTTAAAAATTCGGCTTTTTGGGTGTCAGTGTGATGCGATACAGGTGCAGCACCATCACCATTAACAGTCGCTGCATCTTCTTGTGTCGGTTCTACTAGACGTAGAAGTTTACCGCGTTGGGGTCGGTCATAACCCCGCACTTCAAACAAATCAACAAAATCGGCATCAAAGCTAATGCTGAGTTCAAAGCTAACAGTAGTGGTGCTGTAGTTCGATATTTCGATTTCTTCAAATAATGCGCCATTGAGGACGATTTCGCGGCGAATGCCAATGTTATCAGCGTTGAGGCGATCATCAATTCTGGGGTTAGTACACAAAACCGAAAGCGAAAACCCCTTTTCTGCTGTGCTGCTCAGGAGTATAGGCGATCGCCCTTCAATTTGCAATTCCAGACGGTTGAGAAATCGCGTATCACAACAAAACAATCCCATACTAGGATTGCCATCATTCAGGGAACAGCCTGAAATATTCCCTATCGTATCTGTCACTAGGAATAAATCATCATCTTTGACCGTCAGCGTGGGTTGTGGTCGTTCACTCACAACACAAGGCCACTCTGGTATAGGTAATTGTTCTGCGGGGATAAAAGTCTTGCCGTCCAATGAAATTTTATCTTGGGTGATTAGCAAATCCGGTGTCATCAGCCAAAGTTCCGTGTACAGGTCTATGTTTTTGTAGTCGCAGTAATTTTGATAAGTTCAACAGCAGTAAAATCTAAGCAAAAAAATACTGCTCAGAACTGTAAAAAAGAAATTCTGAAAAACTTATTGGACAAAATTTACATAACAAATCTTTATAAATTTATATCTTCTAGAATGAAAGTCAAGGCTGATATTACAGGATTTTCACGGATATTAAATCAATCCTGGTATATACTCCCACCTGACTCGCTTGCTCTTTTATTTTGGGACTAAAGCTCCGCAATGGTAGCAGAATCCAGAATTCAGCATTAATCAGTAGGCAAAAAGATGCAACACTGCTAAAAAACCAGTAAATTGGAGATTTATGGGGCATATTAACACACAAGTCAATTCTGCCTCCTGATTTCTGTTTTGATCAACTTTTGGTTAACGAAAGGGCAGTTCTGACCGAAAATGTATATTGAGCGTAGTAGCTTAGGACTTAAATCATTCCAATGGGCAAAATCTAGATCAACAAACACAATTTCCATCCAGACCATAGCATCTTGAGAGAATGGCTATTCCACGTCTATGCCTGACTCAGCAAAGATGATAAATGTGAACTTGACTTGAGACTGGGATATTTGTCAAGAAACCTCTAGGCACTCCTCCTTGTGCAGTCAAGCAAAGTAACTCGCCATCTGATGCCTAAAAGCTGAAAAATACACGAAAACCGTGTTTTGACTTTTAGCCACATAAATTGGAAGTTAATTTCTGCTACTGCCTTTTGAAAGTGCTGTTTAGGATTCTTTACATAATGCAACGGTCTATCTAGTTTGAGAGTTGATTGTAATTTGTACAATGCAGCTGTGACGTGGATTTTTTCTGTGAAAGTGGCTCCTTAAACAATATTCATGAGCATTTCGACTTCCGTGCTGAGTGATCTGCTACAGTCCATTCCTTACCTGCGGCCCCAGCTATATTTCAAAGCTTCACTAACCGCCCTCTCCCACGCAATGGAAGATCAGGTTTTGGCGGCGACTTTAGACAGACCTTTGGTAATTGCCAGCTTTCAACGCGAGCGATTTTATCGCCAAGAAGCCCATCGCTATCAAAGGCTGGCGCAGCGCAGTAATCAAATATACGTTTTAGCTGCTCCCGAAACGGACTTTACCAATAGCTCAGAATACTATGAGAAAGTCGCCTTTGAACCAGATGATGCTTTAACACAAGAGTGGCACTTGGTAGTAGTTGCTGATAATTATGCTACTTGCTTAGTGTGTCGAGAAAGCTTGGGTTCTATTACCAAAAATCAGCAAGTGCCAGAGTTTAGTACTGGTTTGGATATAGACACAGCCCGTAGGTTTGAGGGTATATGGACATCAGAGCGGGGAGTTAGCCTGAAAGCGGCACAATTGCTATTAGATAGGATTTTAATTTATCGCCCAGACTTGGCTAATAAAATCAAGGAAGCCCGCCAAAGGTTTGGCATTGGAGAACCAAGAATTTACTCTCAAATCGGACAACCCGAATTTGCTTGTGATATCGACACAGACCCTTTTGTGCAGCGATTGGTAACTTATTTGCAAGCTAGTCAGTATAAATTACACAAAGCTTATCGCTCAATTATTGCCCAAGCCCGTAAAGAACGTTTAATTAATTCTATTAGTACGGCAATTAGGCGATCGCTTGATCCCCATGAAGTCTTGCAAATCGCCGCCCAAGAATTAGGGCAACACTTAGGGACAAGTCGTTGTTTAATTTACCGCGCTCAAGCTACACAAGCCCAAGCCACAATTGAACATGAATTTTTGACGGCTGGCGTTTTATCGGTGTGTGGGCAAACCTGGGATTTAGATAATAATGCTTTGTTTCAGGAAGTTGTACAGCTAGGAGAAGGCGTTTGTGTAGTTGATACACATAACGACTTGCGAATTAGCAGTTCCAAAACTTTGTCCTTAATTGCCAAAAAATACAGTATTCGTTCCTGGTTAATGGAACCAGTATTATCTCAGGGACGACTGCTCGGTATTGTGGAACTGCACTATTGCAGTGTACCACCGCACCAGTGGCAAGCAGGAGAACTTGACTTGGTAAAAGCGATCGCTACCCAAATTGGAGCCGCTTTAATTCAAGCCGAAGCCTACGCCAACCTTGAAGAACTCAACCAACAACTAGAAGCCCTCGACCGCACCCGCAGCAACTTGATAGCCATTACCGGTCACGAACTGCGTACTCCCTTATCTACCATTCAAGTGTGCTTAGAAAGTCTCGCCAGCGAACCAGACATGCCTGTGGAATTACAGCAGGTAATGTTAAATACAGCCCTGGCCGATTCTGAACGGATGCGGAAACTCGTCCAGGATTTTCTCACCCTGTCTAACTTAGAAAGCGGCCGCGTAGAATGGCATCCCGAATCACTCACCTTGCAAGAATGTGTGGATTTAGCCCTGAGCCGCATTCGCACCCGCCCCTCAATGGAAAATCCGCCCCAAATCATCACGCAAATCACAGAAAATTTACCTTTAGTTAAAGCCGATGGTGATTGGCTAGTGGAAGTATTGGCAAAACTGATCGACAACGCCTGCAAATTTACGCCCTCTGACGGGGAAATTTCCATTCATGCCATTCAAAACGGCAATCAGATGGTAGAAGTCACAGTGGCTGACACAGGACGGGGTATTGAGCCAAATCGCTTGGAAGTGGTATTTGACCGCTTTTATCAAGAAGAAGGGGCGCTACGGCGTACCGCAGGCGGCACAGGTTTGGGACTAGCAATTTGTCGGCAAATTGTCAATGGTTGGGGTGGAGAAATTTGGGCAGAGTCTCAAGGCAAAGACCAAGGTAGCCAGTTTCATTTCACCATTCCCATTGTTTTGGGTAGCCAGGAAGAAAAGCGGGTAAGGGTTAGGAGTAAATAGTCATAGTTACGAATTGGTATAAAAAATGTCGAATCAATCCACCCACAACATAAAAACGTATTGACAATGTAAATACATTTTGATTACACTCCAAGGTATGGATGTGTATTTCGTACTCAACGGCATTACCTTCGTCTGGAATGATGAAAAAGCTAGGATCAACCCAATCAACCATGATGGTGTGACATTTCAACAAGCAACAGAAGCTTTCTTTGATCCTTTGCTTGTAGTTGTTGATGCGAGTCGCAATGATGAGGCGCGAGATGCTGTCATTGGTTTAGACAAGCGATGGAATCTTTTGTACGTTGTTTACATTGAGCGTGAAAACGACATCATTCGGATTATTTCGGCTCGTAAAGCCACACGCAAGGAGCGAGAATATTATGAAGGTTGAAACTTTAAAAAAGCGACTGGATAAGAACCGTCCGATGACGACAATTACGATTCGTATTCCCGAAGATGTGATTGAGGATTTAAAGCGCGTTGCACCGTTGCTTGGTTTTTCTGGATATCAACCTCTGGTGCGTGCTTATATTGGGCAAGGACTACGAACAGACTTGGAACGATTAGAAGGCGATACAGTATTCGCGTTGATTGCCAGTTTAAAGCGCCACGGTGTAAGTGATGAAGTGCTTCAAGAGGCACTCAACGAAGTTACTCAGCGTTAATAGGCGACCAAAAATGTAAAGTTTTGTATAGTCCCCATTTCAGTTTTTGGGTGAAGTTCATTTTTTGTTGATGATCATTCACGGTTTTTTGGTAAAAAGTGAATTTGACAAATTGCGGGACTATAGATTATGGACTTTTGACTTTAAACTAAAAACTGTTACAGACTATGACGCGATCGCAATATGATCGTGATGGCGGTGTTACGATGCCCTAAAAACCTTGAGAGAATGCTTTATGGCAGAAACACTTTCTGGAAAAACCCCACTGTTCGCCGGTAGTACTGGCGGTTTGCTCACCAAAGCAAAAGAGGAAGAAAAGTACGCTATCACTTGGACAAGCCCCAAGGCTCAGGTGTTTGAATTACCTACAGGTGGCGCTGCTACCATGCACCAAGGCGAAAACTTGCTTTACTTAGCTCGTAAAGAACAGGGCATTGCTTTGGGCGGTCAACTCCGTAAGTTCAAAATCACCGACTACAAAATCTATCGGATTTTGCCCAGTGGCGAAACCACCTTCATTCACCCAGCAGATGGTGTCTTCCCTGAAAAAGTTAACCAAGGCCGCGAAAAAGTACGTCACGTACCTCGTCGCATTGGTCAAAATCCCAACCCCTCAGAACTCAAGTTCAGTGGTAAGCAAACCTACGATGCTTAATTAAAAGTGCTGAGTGCTGAGTGATGAGTAACGAAAAAGTCACAAACTCAGTGCTGATTACTTGGCACTCAGCATAAGTCAATTTGACTGATAACTGTTTATGATTTTTCCCAATTTCTCTGATTTTTCTCAATTAGCTTCACAAGGTAACTTTGTCCCGGTGTATCAAGAGTGGGTTGCAGATTTGGATACACCTGTCTCTGCATGGTACAAAGTTTGTGCTGGACAACCTTACAGCTTTTTGTTGGAATCAGTGGAAGGCGGTGAAAAAATCGGACGCTATAGTTTTGTAGGTTGCGATCCACTGTGGGTACTAGAAGCTAGAGGAGAGACAACCACCCAAACACACCGTGATGGTTCGCAAGTTGTGTTTACTGGTGATCCTTTTACAGCTTTAGCCCAATGTCTTGAGCCTTATCAGCCAGTCAAATTACCCCAATTACCACCAGGAATTGGGGGATTATTTGGATTTTGGGGTTATGAATTAATTCGTTGGATTGAACCGCGTGTTCCCGTCCATCCCCCAGATGAACGTAACATTCCCGATGGGTTATGGATGCAGGTAGACCAACTGTTAATTTTTGACCAAGTAAAGCGGAAAATTTGGGCGATCGCCTATTCTGATTTACGCGACCCAAATGTAGATTTACAAGCAGCTTATCAAAAAGCTTGCGATCGCGTGACTAATTTGGTCAGTAAGTTATCTCTACCACTGTCGCCGCAAAAAACTATTCTGGAATGGACACCCCCAGGCAATCAATCCCCAGAGAAGAAAGAATTAGCATACACCAGCAACTTCACCAAAACCGAATTCTGCG encodes the following:
- a CDS encoding DUF2605 domain-containing protein, with product MQDSNLPGTELLKTVLEPLLEDFDYWFGRSRHLLETEQLSFMSHQEQSDLLLRVKQAQTELNTAKMLFAATDKQVGLDMTTLAPWHQLVTECWNVGMRFHQEKEKS
- a CDS encoding DUF2973 domain-containing protein — encoded protein: MLHLLYILAFTILACIAVANLIRNLVMFSFIDRERNYPATPSANRNYRSGRKSVPHPELLDSDGNIIKEPLLVMRSINVEDARQQLDAIYEASPGQKSENHEK
- a CDS encoding DICT sensory domain-containing protein; this encodes MSISTSVLSDLLQSIPYLRPQLYFKASLTALSHAMEDQVLAATLDRPLVIASFQRERFYRQEAHRYQRLAQRSNQIYVLAAPETDFTNSSEYYEKVAFEPDDALTQEWHLVVVADNYATCLVCRESLGSITKNQQVPEFSTGLDIDTARRFEGIWTSERGVSLKAAQLLLDRILIYRPDLANKIKEARQRFGIGEPRIYSQIGQPEFACDIDTDPFVQRLVTYLQASQYKLHKAYRSIIAQARKERLINSISTAIRRSLDPHEVLQIAAQELGQHLGTSRCLIYRAQATQAQATIEHEFLTAGVLSVCGQTWDLDNNALFQEVVQLGEGVCVVDTHNDLRISSSKTLSLIAKKYSIRSWLMEPVLSQGRLLGIVELHYCSVPPHQWQAGELDLVKAIATQIGAALIQAEAYANLEELNQQLEALDRTRSNLIAITGHELRTPLSTIQVCLESLASEPDMPVELQQVMLNTALADSERMRKLVQDFLTLSNLESGRVEWHPESLTLQECVDLALSRIRTRPSMENPPQIITQITENLPLVKADGDWLVEVLAKLIDNACKFTPSDGEISIHAIQNGNQMVEVTVADTGRGIEPNRLEVVFDRFYQEEGALRRTAGGTGLGLAICRQIVNGWGGEIWAESQGKDQGSQFHFTIPIVLGSQEEKRVRVRSK
- a CDS encoding BrnT family toxin — its product is MITLQGMDVYFVLNGITFVWNDEKARINPINHDGVTFQQATEAFFDPLLVVVDASRNDEARDAVIGLDKRWNLLYVVYIERENDIIRIISARKATRKEREYYEG
- a CDS encoding photosystem I reaction center subunit II PsaD, whose protein sequence is MAETLSGKTPLFAGSTGGLLTKAKEEEKYAITWTSPKAQVFELPTGGAATMHQGENLLYLARKEQGIALGGQLRKFKITDYKIYRILPSGETTFIHPADGVFPEKVNQGREKVRHVPRRIGQNPNPSELKFSGKQTYDA